A genomic window from Onychostoma macrolepis isolate SWU-2019 chromosome 22, ASM1243209v1, whole genome shotgun sequence includes:
- the tle2a gene encoding transducin-like enhancer protein 2a isoform X1 yields MFPQNRPSAPLQPPPGSSASAAAAAAAAAAASGSTQPLKLTYSETLDRIKEEFQFLQTQYHSLKLECEKLATEKTEIQRHYVMYYEMSYGLNIEMHKQTEIAKRLNVICAQLIPFLSQEHQQQVVQAMERAKQVTMGELNASIGVRGLPPLPPTQQLQAQHLSQHAAQGLSMAPHPSGLPHPGLALGGGSGLLALSGALGAQLASKDERAHLEAVAAAAAAEHHRDWPRGRFPALPMIPTDREPGPSSLSNGDKGRPSDYLSNGKKRKADEKDFMTDYGSDAEKSDDNLVVDEDPSSPRSVQSYSSRENGLDKLPPSRKEPLPQASPTSLASSSSAASPSRSKEPPPREKSSTPGMKPGTPMSQESSTPGPSVPPQFRPVPGKPGVDPLALGLRNPLAVQGAYPPGAFGLPPPGVNGELAGAAGYGAGLHLVSPQMNGSAAAAAAAAAAAAGYGRSPVVGYESPHPHMRVPGLPASLQSAASGKPAYSFHVSADGQMQPVPFPPDALLGPGIPRHARQIHTLSHGEVVCAVTISTSTRHVYTGGKGCVKVWDISQPGSKSPMAQLDCLNRDNYIRSCKLLPDGRTLIVGGEASTLSIWDLATPTPRIKAELTSSAPACYALAISPDNKVCFSCCSDGNIVVWDLHNQTLVRQFQGHTDGASCIDISNDGTKLWTGGLDNTVRCWDLREGRQLQQHDFTSQIFSLGYCPTGEWLAVGMESSNVEVLHVSKPDKYQLHLHESCVLSLKFAYCGKWFVSTGKDNLLNAWRTPYGSSIFQSKESSSVLSCDISPDDQFIVTGSGDKKATVYEVIY; encoded by the exons TCTGAAGTTGGAGTGTGAAAAGCTGGCCACAGAGAAGACAGAAATACAGAGACATTATGTCATG tacTACGAAATGTCCTACGGCCTCAACATAGAGATGCACAAACAG ACGGAGATCGCCAAACGCCTGAACGTGATTTGTGCCCAGCTCATTCCATTCCTGTCACAGGAG CACCAGCAGCAGGTGGTCCAGGCCATGGAGCGCGCCAAACAGGTGACTATGGGGGAGTTGAATGCGTCGATAGGGGTACGTGGACTCCCCCCTCTGCCTCCCACA CAACAGCTGCAGGCCCAGCACCTTTCCCAGCATGCTGCCCAGGGGCTGTCCATGGCCCCTCACCCCTCCGGCCTGCCTCACCCGGGACTGGCTTTGGGGGGCGGCTCTGGGCTGCTGGCCCTTTCCGGGGCCCTCGGGGCCCAGCTAGCCTCTAAAGATGAGCGAGCCCATTTGGAGGCTGTGGCAGCGGCGGCCGCAGCCGAACACCACAGa gacTGGCCGCGGGGACGTTTTCCTGCCCTTCCCATGATCCCCACAGACCGTGAACCTGGACCA AGTTCACTTTCTAACGGAGACAAAGGCAGGCCTTCAGACTACCTCAGCAAcggaaaaaagagaaaagcagATGAGAAGGACTTTATGACCGACTAC GGCAGCGACGCGGAGAAGAGCGATGACAATTTGGTCGTTGACGAG GACCCTTCTTCTCCAAGGAGTGTGCAGTCATACTCCTCCAGAGAGAACGGATTAGATAAACTCCCTCCTTCCCGTAAGGAGCCTCTGCCCCAGGCCAGTCCGACCTCGCTGGCTTCCTCCAGCAGTGCTGCTTCCCCTTCACGCAGCAAGGAGCCTCCACCG AGAGAGAAGTCCAGCACTCCAGGGATGAAGCCTGGCACGCCCATGTCCCAGGAGTCATCCACTCCAGGCCCTAGCGTTCCTCCGCAGTTCCGCCCCGTTCCTGGGAAGCCAGGCGTTGACCCTCTTG CATTAGGTCTGAGGAACCCATTGGCGGTGCAGGGCGCGTACCCCCCTGGTGCTTTTGGCCTTCCTCCCCCAGGAGTTAATGGCGAGTTGGCTGGAGCCGCAGGATACGGTGCCGGTCTCCACCTCGTCTCCCCTCAGATGAACGGCTCAGCTGCTGCCGCTGCCGCCGCTGCTGCAGCCGCCGCCGGATACGGACGCTCACCTGTG GTGGGCTACGAGTCTCCTCATCCCCATATGAGGGTACCAGGGTTACCTGCTAGCCTGCAGTCGGCAGCTTCTGGAAAGCC AGCTTACTCGTTCCACGTGAGCGCAGATGGTCAAATGCAGCCGGTGCCCTTCCCTCCTGACGCCCTCCTCGGCCCTGGCATCCCACGTCACGCCCGTCAGATCCACACGCTCAGTCATGGAGAGGTGGTGTGCGCGGTGACCATCAGCACCTCCACGCGTCACGTCTACACCGGCGGGAAAGGCTGCGTCAAAGTGTGGGACATCAGCCAACCAGGCAGCAAGAGTCCAATGGCCCAACTGGACTGTTTG AATCGAGACAACTACATCCGGTCGTGCAAACTCCTTCCAGATGGGCGGACTTTGATAGTTGGGGGCGAGGCCAGCACGCTGTCAATCTGGGACTTGGCCACGCCCACTCCACGCATCAAGGCCGAATTGACGTCCTCAGCTCCGGCCTGCTACGCTCTGGCCATCAGTCCCGACAACAAGGTCTGCTTCTCCTGCTGCAGTGACGGAAACATCGTGGTCTGGGACCTGCACAACCAGACGCTCGTCAG GCAGTTCCAAGGTCACACAGATGGAGCCAGTTGTATCGATATTTCCAACGACGGGACCAAACTGTGGACGGGGGGTCTGGACAACACTGTGCGCTGCTGGGACCTGAGAGAGGGCCGACAGCTGCAGCAGCATGACTTCACCTCACAG ATCTTTTCTCTGGGTTACTGTCCTACGGGAGAGTGGCTTGCAGTGGGGATGGAGAGCAGTAATGTGGAGGTGCTGCATGTCTCCAAACCAGACAAATACCAGCTGCACCTTCACGAAAGCTGCGTTCTCTCGCTCAAGTTTGCCTACTGcg GTAAATGGTTTGTAAGCACAGGCAAAGATAATCTACTGAATGCATGGCGAACTCCATATGGATCAAGCATATTCCAG TCTAAGGAATCGTCGTCCGTCCTCAGCTGTGACATTTCCCCTGACGACCAGTTCATTGTCACTGGCTCAGGAGACAAGAAGGCTACTGTGTATGAAGTCATTTACTAA
- the tle2a gene encoding transducin-like enhancer protein 2a isoform X2, with product MRAPLQPPPGSSASAAAAAAAAAAASGSTQPLKLTYSETLDRIKEEFQFLQTQYHSLKLECEKLATEKTEIQRHYVMYYEMSYGLNIEMHKQTEIAKRLNVICAQLIPFLSQEHQQQVVQAMERAKQVTMGELNASIGVRGLPPLPPTQQLQAQHLSQHAAQGLSMAPHPSGLPHPGLALGGGSGLLALSGALGAQLASKDERAHLEAVAAAAAAEHHRDWPRGRFPALPMIPTDREPGPSSLSNGDKGRPSDYLSNGKKRKADEKDFMTDYGSDAEKSDDNLVVDEDPSSPRSVQSYSSRENGLDKLPPSRKEPLPQASPTSLASSSSAASPSRSKEPPPREKSSTPGMKPGTPMSQESSTPGPSVPPQFRPVPGKPGVDPLALGLRNPLAVQGAYPPGAFGLPPPGVNGELAGAAGYGAGLHLVSPQMNGSAAAAAAAAAAAAGYGRSPVVGYESPHPHMRVPGLPASLQSAASGKPAYSFHVSADGQMQPVPFPPDALLGPGIPRHARQIHTLSHGEVVCAVTISTSTRHVYTGGKGCVKVWDISQPGSKSPMAQLDCLNRDNYIRSCKLLPDGRTLIVGGEASTLSIWDLATPTPRIKAELTSSAPACYALAISPDNKVCFSCCSDGNIVVWDLHNQTLVRQFQGHTDGASCIDISNDGTKLWTGGLDNTVRCWDLREGRQLQQHDFTSQIFSLGYCPTGEWLAVGMESSNVEVLHVSKPDKYQLHLHESCVLSLKFAYCGKWFVSTGKDNLLNAWRTPYGSSIFQSKESSSVLSCDISPDDQFIVTGSGDKKATVYEVIY from the exons TCTGAAGTTGGAGTGTGAAAAGCTGGCCACAGAGAAGACAGAAATACAGAGACATTATGTCATG tacTACGAAATGTCCTACGGCCTCAACATAGAGATGCACAAACAG ACGGAGATCGCCAAACGCCTGAACGTGATTTGTGCCCAGCTCATTCCATTCCTGTCACAGGAG CACCAGCAGCAGGTGGTCCAGGCCATGGAGCGCGCCAAACAGGTGACTATGGGGGAGTTGAATGCGTCGATAGGGGTACGTGGACTCCCCCCTCTGCCTCCCACA CAACAGCTGCAGGCCCAGCACCTTTCCCAGCATGCTGCCCAGGGGCTGTCCATGGCCCCTCACCCCTCCGGCCTGCCTCACCCGGGACTGGCTTTGGGGGGCGGCTCTGGGCTGCTGGCCCTTTCCGGGGCCCTCGGGGCCCAGCTAGCCTCTAAAGATGAGCGAGCCCATTTGGAGGCTGTGGCAGCGGCGGCCGCAGCCGAACACCACAGa gacTGGCCGCGGGGACGTTTTCCTGCCCTTCCCATGATCCCCACAGACCGTGAACCTGGACCA AGTTCACTTTCTAACGGAGACAAAGGCAGGCCTTCAGACTACCTCAGCAAcggaaaaaagagaaaagcagATGAGAAGGACTTTATGACCGACTAC GGCAGCGACGCGGAGAAGAGCGATGACAATTTGGTCGTTGACGAG GACCCTTCTTCTCCAAGGAGTGTGCAGTCATACTCCTCCAGAGAGAACGGATTAGATAAACTCCCTCCTTCCCGTAAGGAGCCTCTGCCCCAGGCCAGTCCGACCTCGCTGGCTTCCTCCAGCAGTGCTGCTTCCCCTTCACGCAGCAAGGAGCCTCCACCG AGAGAGAAGTCCAGCACTCCAGGGATGAAGCCTGGCACGCCCATGTCCCAGGAGTCATCCACTCCAGGCCCTAGCGTTCCTCCGCAGTTCCGCCCCGTTCCTGGGAAGCCAGGCGTTGACCCTCTTG CATTAGGTCTGAGGAACCCATTGGCGGTGCAGGGCGCGTACCCCCCTGGTGCTTTTGGCCTTCCTCCCCCAGGAGTTAATGGCGAGTTGGCTGGAGCCGCAGGATACGGTGCCGGTCTCCACCTCGTCTCCCCTCAGATGAACGGCTCAGCTGCTGCCGCTGCCGCCGCTGCTGCAGCCGCCGCCGGATACGGACGCTCACCTGTG GTGGGCTACGAGTCTCCTCATCCCCATATGAGGGTACCAGGGTTACCTGCTAGCCTGCAGTCGGCAGCTTCTGGAAAGCC AGCTTACTCGTTCCACGTGAGCGCAGATGGTCAAATGCAGCCGGTGCCCTTCCCTCCTGACGCCCTCCTCGGCCCTGGCATCCCACGTCACGCCCGTCAGATCCACACGCTCAGTCATGGAGAGGTGGTGTGCGCGGTGACCATCAGCACCTCCACGCGTCACGTCTACACCGGCGGGAAAGGCTGCGTCAAAGTGTGGGACATCAGCCAACCAGGCAGCAAGAGTCCAATGGCCCAACTGGACTGTTTG AATCGAGACAACTACATCCGGTCGTGCAAACTCCTTCCAGATGGGCGGACTTTGATAGTTGGGGGCGAGGCCAGCACGCTGTCAATCTGGGACTTGGCCACGCCCACTCCACGCATCAAGGCCGAATTGACGTCCTCAGCTCCGGCCTGCTACGCTCTGGCCATCAGTCCCGACAACAAGGTCTGCTTCTCCTGCTGCAGTGACGGAAACATCGTGGTCTGGGACCTGCACAACCAGACGCTCGTCAG GCAGTTCCAAGGTCACACAGATGGAGCCAGTTGTATCGATATTTCCAACGACGGGACCAAACTGTGGACGGGGGGTCTGGACAACACTGTGCGCTGCTGGGACCTGAGAGAGGGCCGACAGCTGCAGCAGCATGACTTCACCTCACAG ATCTTTTCTCTGGGTTACTGTCCTACGGGAGAGTGGCTTGCAGTGGGGATGGAGAGCAGTAATGTGGAGGTGCTGCATGTCTCCAAACCAGACAAATACCAGCTGCACCTTCACGAAAGCTGCGTTCTCTCGCTCAAGTTTGCCTACTGcg GTAAATGGTTTGTAAGCACAGGCAAAGATAATCTACTGAATGCATGGCGAACTCCATATGGATCAAGCATATTCCAG TCTAAGGAATCGTCGTCCGTCCTCAGCTGTGACATTTCCCCTGACGACCAGTTCATTGTCACTGGCTCAGGAGACAAGAAGGCTACTGTGTATGAAGTCATTTACTAA
- the tle2a gene encoding transducin-like enhancer protein 2a isoform X4, with protein MFPQNRPSAPLQPPPGSSASAAAAAAAAAAASGSTQPLKLTYSETLDRIKEEFQFLQTQYHSLKLECEKLATEKTEIQRHYVMYYEMSYGLNIEMHKQTEIAKRLNVICAQLIPFLSQEHQQQVVQAMERAKQVTMGELNASIGVRGLPPLPPTQQLQAQHLSQHAAQGLSMAPHPSGLPHPGLALGGGSGLLALSGALGAQLASKDERAHLEAVAAAAAAEHHRDREPGPSSLSNGDKGRPSDYLSNGKKRKADEKDFMTDYGSDAEKSDDNLVVDEDPSSPRSVQSYSSRENGLDKLPPSRKEPLPQASPTSLASSSSAASPSRSKEPPPREKSSTPGMKPGTPMSQESSTPGPSVPPQFRPVPGKPGVDPLALGLRNPLAVQGAYPPGAFGLPPPGVNGELAGAAGYGAGLHLVSPQMNGSAAAAAAAAAAAAGYGRSPVVGYESPHPHMRVPGLPASLQSAASGKPAYSFHVSADGQMQPVPFPPDALLGPGIPRHARQIHTLSHGEVVCAVTISTSTRHVYTGGKGCVKVWDISQPGSKSPMAQLDCLNRDNYIRSCKLLPDGRTLIVGGEASTLSIWDLATPTPRIKAELTSSAPACYALAISPDNKVCFSCCSDGNIVVWDLHNQTLVRQFQGHTDGASCIDISNDGTKLWTGGLDNTVRCWDLREGRQLQQHDFTSQIFSLGYCPTGEWLAVGMESSNVEVLHVSKPDKYQLHLHESCVLSLKFAYCGKWFVSTGKDNLLNAWRTPYGSSIFQSKESSSVLSCDISPDDQFIVTGSGDKKATVYEVIY; from the exons TCTGAAGTTGGAGTGTGAAAAGCTGGCCACAGAGAAGACAGAAATACAGAGACATTATGTCATG tacTACGAAATGTCCTACGGCCTCAACATAGAGATGCACAAACAG ACGGAGATCGCCAAACGCCTGAACGTGATTTGTGCCCAGCTCATTCCATTCCTGTCACAGGAG CACCAGCAGCAGGTGGTCCAGGCCATGGAGCGCGCCAAACAGGTGACTATGGGGGAGTTGAATGCGTCGATAGGGGTACGTGGACTCCCCCCTCTGCCTCCCACA CAACAGCTGCAGGCCCAGCACCTTTCCCAGCATGCTGCCCAGGGGCTGTCCATGGCCCCTCACCCCTCCGGCCTGCCTCACCCGGGACTGGCTTTGGGGGGCGGCTCTGGGCTGCTGGCCCTTTCCGGGGCCCTCGGGGCCCAGCTAGCCTCTAAAGATGAGCGAGCCCATTTGGAGGCTGTGGCAGCGGCGGCCGCAGCCGAACACCACAGag ACCGTGAACCTGGACCA AGTTCACTTTCTAACGGAGACAAAGGCAGGCCTTCAGACTACCTCAGCAAcggaaaaaagagaaaagcagATGAGAAGGACTTTATGACCGACTAC GGCAGCGACGCGGAGAAGAGCGATGACAATTTGGTCGTTGACGAG GACCCTTCTTCTCCAAGGAGTGTGCAGTCATACTCCTCCAGAGAGAACGGATTAGATAAACTCCCTCCTTCCCGTAAGGAGCCTCTGCCCCAGGCCAGTCCGACCTCGCTGGCTTCCTCCAGCAGTGCTGCTTCCCCTTCACGCAGCAAGGAGCCTCCACCG AGAGAGAAGTCCAGCACTCCAGGGATGAAGCCTGGCACGCCCATGTCCCAGGAGTCATCCACTCCAGGCCCTAGCGTTCCTCCGCAGTTCCGCCCCGTTCCTGGGAAGCCAGGCGTTGACCCTCTTG CATTAGGTCTGAGGAACCCATTGGCGGTGCAGGGCGCGTACCCCCCTGGTGCTTTTGGCCTTCCTCCCCCAGGAGTTAATGGCGAGTTGGCTGGAGCCGCAGGATACGGTGCCGGTCTCCACCTCGTCTCCCCTCAGATGAACGGCTCAGCTGCTGCCGCTGCCGCCGCTGCTGCAGCCGCCGCCGGATACGGACGCTCACCTGTG GTGGGCTACGAGTCTCCTCATCCCCATATGAGGGTACCAGGGTTACCTGCTAGCCTGCAGTCGGCAGCTTCTGGAAAGCC AGCTTACTCGTTCCACGTGAGCGCAGATGGTCAAATGCAGCCGGTGCCCTTCCCTCCTGACGCCCTCCTCGGCCCTGGCATCCCACGTCACGCCCGTCAGATCCACACGCTCAGTCATGGAGAGGTGGTGTGCGCGGTGACCATCAGCACCTCCACGCGTCACGTCTACACCGGCGGGAAAGGCTGCGTCAAAGTGTGGGACATCAGCCAACCAGGCAGCAAGAGTCCAATGGCCCAACTGGACTGTTTG AATCGAGACAACTACATCCGGTCGTGCAAACTCCTTCCAGATGGGCGGACTTTGATAGTTGGGGGCGAGGCCAGCACGCTGTCAATCTGGGACTTGGCCACGCCCACTCCACGCATCAAGGCCGAATTGACGTCCTCAGCTCCGGCCTGCTACGCTCTGGCCATCAGTCCCGACAACAAGGTCTGCTTCTCCTGCTGCAGTGACGGAAACATCGTGGTCTGGGACCTGCACAACCAGACGCTCGTCAG GCAGTTCCAAGGTCACACAGATGGAGCCAGTTGTATCGATATTTCCAACGACGGGACCAAACTGTGGACGGGGGGTCTGGACAACACTGTGCGCTGCTGGGACCTGAGAGAGGGCCGACAGCTGCAGCAGCATGACTTCACCTCACAG ATCTTTTCTCTGGGTTACTGTCCTACGGGAGAGTGGCTTGCAGTGGGGATGGAGAGCAGTAATGTGGAGGTGCTGCATGTCTCCAAACCAGACAAATACCAGCTGCACCTTCACGAAAGCTGCGTTCTCTCGCTCAAGTTTGCCTACTGcg GTAAATGGTTTGTAAGCACAGGCAAAGATAATCTACTGAATGCATGGCGAACTCCATATGGATCAAGCATATTCCAG TCTAAGGAATCGTCGTCCGTCCTCAGCTGTGACATTTCCCCTGACGACCAGTTCATTGTCACTGGCTCAGGAGACAAGAAGGCTACTGTGTATGAAGTCATTTACTAA
- the tle2a gene encoding transducin-like enhancer protein 2a isoform X3 codes for MFPQNRPSAPLQPPPGSSASAAAAAAAAAAASGSTQPLKLTYSETLDRIKEEFQFLQTQYHSLKLECEKLATEKTEIQRHYVMYYEMSYGLNIEMHKQTEIAKRLNVICAQLIPFLSQEHQQQVVQAMERAKQVTMGELNASIGQQLQAQHLSQHAAQGLSMAPHPSGLPHPGLALGGGSGLLALSGALGAQLASKDERAHLEAVAAAAAAEHHRDWPRGRFPALPMIPTDREPGPSSLSNGDKGRPSDYLSNGKKRKADEKDFMTDYGSDAEKSDDNLVVDEDPSSPRSVQSYSSRENGLDKLPPSRKEPLPQASPTSLASSSSAASPSRSKEPPPREKSSTPGMKPGTPMSQESSTPGPSVPPQFRPVPGKPGVDPLALGLRNPLAVQGAYPPGAFGLPPPGVNGELAGAAGYGAGLHLVSPQMNGSAAAAAAAAAAAAGYGRSPVVGYESPHPHMRVPGLPASLQSAASGKPAYSFHVSADGQMQPVPFPPDALLGPGIPRHARQIHTLSHGEVVCAVTISTSTRHVYTGGKGCVKVWDISQPGSKSPMAQLDCLNRDNYIRSCKLLPDGRTLIVGGEASTLSIWDLATPTPRIKAELTSSAPACYALAISPDNKVCFSCCSDGNIVVWDLHNQTLVRQFQGHTDGASCIDISNDGTKLWTGGLDNTVRCWDLREGRQLQQHDFTSQIFSLGYCPTGEWLAVGMESSNVEVLHVSKPDKYQLHLHESCVLSLKFAYCGKWFVSTGKDNLLNAWRTPYGSSIFQSKESSSVLSCDISPDDQFIVTGSGDKKATVYEVIY; via the exons TCTGAAGTTGGAGTGTGAAAAGCTGGCCACAGAGAAGACAGAAATACAGAGACATTATGTCATG tacTACGAAATGTCCTACGGCCTCAACATAGAGATGCACAAACAG ACGGAGATCGCCAAACGCCTGAACGTGATTTGTGCCCAGCTCATTCCATTCCTGTCACAGGAG CACCAGCAGCAGGTGGTCCAGGCCATGGAGCGCGCCAAACAGGTGACTATGGGGGAGTTGAATGCGTCGATAGGG CAACAGCTGCAGGCCCAGCACCTTTCCCAGCATGCTGCCCAGGGGCTGTCCATGGCCCCTCACCCCTCCGGCCTGCCTCACCCGGGACTGGCTTTGGGGGGCGGCTCTGGGCTGCTGGCCCTTTCCGGGGCCCTCGGGGCCCAGCTAGCCTCTAAAGATGAGCGAGCCCATTTGGAGGCTGTGGCAGCGGCGGCCGCAGCCGAACACCACAGa gacTGGCCGCGGGGACGTTTTCCTGCCCTTCCCATGATCCCCACAGACCGTGAACCTGGACCA AGTTCACTTTCTAACGGAGACAAAGGCAGGCCTTCAGACTACCTCAGCAAcggaaaaaagagaaaagcagATGAGAAGGACTTTATGACCGACTAC GGCAGCGACGCGGAGAAGAGCGATGACAATTTGGTCGTTGACGAG GACCCTTCTTCTCCAAGGAGTGTGCAGTCATACTCCTCCAGAGAGAACGGATTAGATAAACTCCCTCCTTCCCGTAAGGAGCCTCTGCCCCAGGCCAGTCCGACCTCGCTGGCTTCCTCCAGCAGTGCTGCTTCCCCTTCACGCAGCAAGGAGCCTCCACCG AGAGAGAAGTCCAGCACTCCAGGGATGAAGCCTGGCACGCCCATGTCCCAGGAGTCATCCACTCCAGGCCCTAGCGTTCCTCCGCAGTTCCGCCCCGTTCCTGGGAAGCCAGGCGTTGACCCTCTTG CATTAGGTCTGAGGAACCCATTGGCGGTGCAGGGCGCGTACCCCCCTGGTGCTTTTGGCCTTCCTCCCCCAGGAGTTAATGGCGAGTTGGCTGGAGCCGCAGGATACGGTGCCGGTCTCCACCTCGTCTCCCCTCAGATGAACGGCTCAGCTGCTGCCGCTGCCGCCGCTGCTGCAGCCGCCGCCGGATACGGACGCTCACCTGTG GTGGGCTACGAGTCTCCTCATCCCCATATGAGGGTACCAGGGTTACCTGCTAGCCTGCAGTCGGCAGCTTCTGGAAAGCC AGCTTACTCGTTCCACGTGAGCGCAGATGGTCAAATGCAGCCGGTGCCCTTCCCTCCTGACGCCCTCCTCGGCCCTGGCATCCCACGTCACGCCCGTCAGATCCACACGCTCAGTCATGGAGAGGTGGTGTGCGCGGTGACCATCAGCACCTCCACGCGTCACGTCTACACCGGCGGGAAAGGCTGCGTCAAAGTGTGGGACATCAGCCAACCAGGCAGCAAGAGTCCAATGGCCCAACTGGACTGTTTG AATCGAGACAACTACATCCGGTCGTGCAAACTCCTTCCAGATGGGCGGACTTTGATAGTTGGGGGCGAGGCCAGCACGCTGTCAATCTGGGACTTGGCCACGCCCACTCCACGCATCAAGGCCGAATTGACGTCCTCAGCTCCGGCCTGCTACGCTCTGGCCATCAGTCCCGACAACAAGGTCTGCTTCTCCTGCTGCAGTGACGGAAACATCGTGGTCTGGGACCTGCACAACCAGACGCTCGTCAG GCAGTTCCAAGGTCACACAGATGGAGCCAGTTGTATCGATATTTCCAACGACGGGACCAAACTGTGGACGGGGGGTCTGGACAACACTGTGCGCTGCTGGGACCTGAGAGAGGGCCGACAGCTGCAGCAGCATGACTTCACCTCACAG ATCTTTTCTCTGGGTTACTGTCCTACGGGAGAGTGGCTTGCAGTGGGGATGGAGAGCAGTAATGTGGAGGTGCTGCATGTCTCCAAACCAGACAAATACCAGCTGCACCTTCACGAAAGCTGCGTTCTCTCGCTCAAGTTTGCCTACTGcg GTAAATGGTTTGTAAGCACAGGCAAAGATAATCTACTGAATGCATGGCGAACTCCATATGGATCAAGCATATTCCAG TCTAAGGAATCGTCGTCCGTCCTCAGCTGTGACATTTCCCCTGACGACCAGTTCATTGTCACTGGCTCAGGAGACAAGAAGGCTACTGTGTATGAAGTCATTTACTAA